In Aegilops tauschii subsp. strangulata cultivar AL8/78 chromosome 3, Aet v6.0, whole genome shotgun sequence, one genomic interval encodes:
- the LOC109779307 gene encoding uncharacterized protein has protein sequence MGRKSRQPSPPPPPPPEEESSAEEEEEEAAAEATPATQNSPKPPSAATADDAEADADSSDGSDEESSESGKIDAEAFELRQIASSKLESDAGEPTPPAKDKKKGRSLAEPSPSGTAKKAKAGVAEKALSELTPSSEGKKKRKAQPEKTAPWNKLEKPGHPRRWTTEDEIKILEALVRHVKANGTQPGARELIAAVGGSLERKNVTKTEMYEKVRNIRQRYEKAVSTGALPEKDDDLRKFKLSEQVWGENAKQVAAATMAQNEAASLKGKKKEQTSKEKTEGHSKGGTAKEVTASADETEGYSKGGTAKQATDEKVEEDSKGRSSKKASTADTPAKSRKRGNHKEELEGDAKTGTTKETVDTTTQNGGTLVRSKSGKSDKEKADGDAESPMPKEAMADAKNGGTLALFKKEGKTHEEKMDTDANARGTRKGFEELQKFYPNLTSYVEDIQAQHPCGETLKRAFEFIPDEKACALESKIKRQRVAELRMEMRRSDTKKEVTNIFIGLLD, from the coding sequence ATGGGCcgcaagagccgccagccgtcgccgccgccgcccccgcctccCGAGGAGGAGTCTtccgccgaggaggaggaggaggaggcggcggcggaggccaCCCCCGCGACCCAAAATTCCCCCAAACCCCCTTCCGCCGCCACGGCCGACGACGCCGAGGCCGACGCCGATTCGTCGGATGGAAGCGATGAGGAGTCCTCCGAGTCGGGGAAGATCGACGCCGAGGCCTTCGAGCTGCGCCAGATCGCCTCCTCCAAGCTCGAATCCGACGCCGGTGAGCCCACTCCGCCggccaaggacaagaagaagggTAGGTCTTTGGCGGAGCCCTCTCCGTCCGGCACGGCCAAGAAGGCTAAGGCCGGGGTGGCGGAGAAGGCACTCTCCGAGCTCACTCCTTCCAGCGAGGGTAAGAAGAAGCGCAAGGCCCAGCCGGAGAAGACTGCGCCGTGGAACAAGCTTGAGAAACCTGGACATCCCAGGCGCTGGACAACGGAGGACGAGATCAAGATCCTGGAGGCTCTGGTTCGCCACGTCAAGGCCAATGGCACCCAGCCGGGCGCTCGTGAGCTCATTGCTGCGGTTGGTGGCAGCCTGGAAAGGAAGAACGTCACCAAGACGGAAATGTATGAGAAGGTGCGGAATATCAGGCAGCGATATGAGAAAGCGGTGAGCACAGGCGCTCTGCCAGAGAAAGATGATGACCTCCGCAAGTTCAAGCTCTCGGAGCAAGTCTGGGGAGAGAATGCAAAGCAGGTCGCTGCAGCCACCATGGCTCAAAATGAGGCTGCTTCCTTGAAGGGCAAGAAGAAGGAGCAGACTAGCAAGGAGAAAACAGAGGGACATTCAAAGGGTGGTACAGCAAAGGAGGTCACCGCTAGCGCCGATGAAACAGAGGGCTATTCAAAGGGTGGTACAGCAAAGCAGGCCACCGATGAGAAGGTTGAAGAAGATAGCAAGGGCAGGTCATCAAAGAAGGCTAGCACTGCTGATACTCCTGCTAAGAGTAGAAAGCGGGGAAACCACAAAGAGGAATTGGAAGGCGATGCAAAAACTGGCACTACAAAGGAGACCGTGGATACTACCACTCAAAATGGTGGCACTTTGGTGAGGAGCAAGAGTGGAAAGTCTGACAAAGAGAAAGCAGATGGAGATGCAGAGAGCCCCATGCCAAAGGAGGCTATGGCTGACGCTAAAAATGGTGGCACCCTTGCTCTGTTTAAGAAGGAAGGGAAAACTCATGAAGAGAAAATGGACACTGATGCTAATGCGAGAGGCACGCGCAAAGGGTTTGAGGAATTGCAGAAATTCTACCCCAACCTTACCTCTTATGTGGAGGACATCCAGGCCCAACATCCATGTGGGGAGACACTGAAGAGAGCATTTGAGTTCATTCCTGATGAGAAGGCATGTGCATTGGAATCCAAGATCAAGAGGCAAAGAGTAGCTGAGTTGAGGATGGAGATGCGCCGATCTGACACAAAGAAGGAAGTGACCAACATATTCATAGGATTGCTGGACTAA